Proteins co-encoded in one Spirosoma endbachense genomic window:
- a CDS encoding tetratricopeptide repeat protein, whose amino-acid sequence MKSFRIFILLVPIVSYAQNGERFLTSCQSMLATNRTVQLSLFPPTKRDTFGLDTLSSTPQNYHRRAMYYLWQHDYEQATDWLEKAAALYPKAHGSVGETYLNQLHDYGRALQHLGAYDALTPTFDDIIHNNPVSYLLGLAHRNLGDYSKAVQLFCIGIDSLSIRHGAEWVNYRHFVSRAVSYIALQQPEKALRDLDSALKNFNRSALAQYHRGRALLQLNRKAEARTAFQDASFFFKALRAERKGDYQEDDFNPLYEPEIDEALSNLKP is encoded by the coding sequence ATGAAATCGTTTCGTATCTTCATACTTTTAGTCCCAATTGTTTCCTATGCACAAAATGGGGAGCGCTTTTTAACGTCCTGCCAGTCGATGCTGGCCACGAACCGAACGGTTCAGCTATCTCTTTTTCCGCCTACCAAGCGAGATACGTTCGGACTGGATACCCTTTCGTCAACCCCTCAGAATTATCATCGCCGGGCTATGTATTACCTTTGGCAGCACGACTACGAACAGGCTACTGACTGGTTGGAGAAAGCGGCTGCTTTATACCCGAAAGCACATGGCTCTGTTGGTGAAACGTACCTGAATCAATTGCACGACTATGGCCGTGCATTACAGCATCTCGGCGCATACGATGCCTTAACGCCCACCTTCGACGATATAATCCATAACAATCCGGTTAGCTATTTACTCGGGCTGGCCCACCGTAATCTTGGCGATTATAGCAAAGCCGTTCAACTGTTTTGTATTGGTATCGATTCGCTTTCGATCAGGCATGGCGCGGAATGGGTCAACTATCGGCACTTTGTGAGCCGGGCAGTGAGTTACATTGCCCTTCAACAACCCGAAAAGGCATTGAGAGATCTGGACAGTGCTCTAAAAAATTTCAATCGAAGCGCACTCGCGCAATACCATCGAGGACGAGCTTTGCTTCAATTGAATAGAAAAGCCGAAGCACGAACTGCTTTTCAGGATGCCTCTTTTTTCTTCAAAGCCCTTCGCGCCGAGCGAAAAGGCGATTATCAGGAAGACGATTTTAACCCGCTTTACGAACCGGAAATTGACGAAGCTCTTTCCAACCTGAAACCTTAA
- a CDS encoding DUF58 domain-containing protein: protein MKLIRPLFVATHLWFALIAFVLLFVAAYAFPILFPLIQIAFVIFLVLIGLDYWLLFRRKNRTNGSAFFARREIPDRLSNGDENPLTIYLENQYSFQVDVEIIDEIPYQFQRRDVLFKARLNPRETQAIRYELRPTRRGEYSFGSVNVFVLTPLGLLKRRYQFGQGKMVAVYPSFLQMRQYELLAATNRLNEVGIKRIRRIGHSMEFEQVRPYSTGDDVRTVNWKATARRTDSQGASLMINAYQDERSQPVYCLIDKGRVMQSPFDGLTLLDYAINASLVLSNIALLKQDRAGILTFSDHVGQLLPADRRTGHMLKILELLYRQKTRFLETDYESLYTSVRSHIRQRSLLLLFTNFETVSAMHRQLPYLRRLAKDHLLLIIFFENTELRSLLDQPATDTEQIYLKTIGEKFAYEKNQIVKELTQYGIQTILTAPQNLTANTVNKYLELKARGMI, encoded by the coding sequence TTGAAATTAATCCGCCCTCTTTTCGTCGCTACGCATCTGTGGTTTGCTCTGATAGCCTTCGTGTTATTATTTGTAGCCGCTTATGCCTTCCCAATCCTGTTTCCACTCATACAGATCGCTTTCGTCATATTTCTTGTTCTGATCGGGCTGGATTACTGGCTCCTGTTTCGGAGAAAGAACCGGACTAACGGATCAGCGTTTTTCGCCCGTCGCGAAATACCCGACCGACTATCGAATGGCGACGAAAATCCACTGACCATCTATCTGGAAAATCAGTATTCATTTCAGGTCGATGTCGAGATAATCGACGAAATTCCGTATCAGTTTCAACGGCGCGACGTGTTATTTAAAGCCCGGCTAAATCCGCGCGAAACACAGGCAATCCGGTATGAGCTCAGGCCAACACGCCGTGGAGAATACAGCTTTGGGTCTGTTAACGTTTTTGTGCTGACCCCGCTGGGCTTGTTGAAGCGTCGCTATCAGTTCGGACAGGGGAAGATGGTTGCCGTATACCCATCCTTTTTGCAGATGCGCCAATACGAGTTGCTGGCGGCAACCAATCGCCTGAATGAAGTAGGGATCAAGCGAATTCGACGGATTGGCCATAGTATGGAATTTGAGCAGGTGCGCCCCTATTCGACTGGCGACGATGTTCGTACGGTCAACTGGAAGGCAACCGCCCGACGCACCGACTCTCAGGGCGCATCACTAATGATTAATGCTTATCAGGACGAGCGCTCCCAACCCGTTTACTGCCTGATCGATAAGGGTCGTGTCATGCAATCGCCCTTTGACGGTTTAACCCTGCTCGATTACGCCATCAATGCCAGTCTGGTGTTAAGCAATATTGCTCTGCTCAAGCAGGATCGGGCCGGTATTCTGACCTTCTCCGATCATGTGGGCCAATTGCTGCCCGCCGACCGTCGTACGGGCCATATGCTGAAGATTCTGGAATTACTCTACCGCCAGAAGACACGCTTTCTGGAAACCGATTATGAGAGTCTGTATACCAGCGTTCGAAGTCATATTCGCCAGCGGAGCCTGCTTTTGTTATTTACCAACTTCGAAACGGTTAGCGCTATGCATCGACAATTGCCCTACCTGCGTCGGCTAGCCAAGGATCATCTGTTGCTGATCATTTTCTTTGAAAACACGGAGCTTCGTAGTCTGCTCGACCAACCCGCAACTGACACTGAACAGATTTATCTCAAAACTATTGGGGAGAAGTTTGCTTACGAGAAAAATCAGATCGTGAAAGAATTAACCCAATACGGTATTCAAACCATTCTGACAGCGCCCCAAAATCTGACGGCCAACACCGTAAACAAGTATCTGGAACTGAAAGCAAGAGGAATGATTTAA
- a CDS encoding Uma2 family endonuclease, protein MQAIEKVRLSDEQMAILAAGKSVAIPASWEEFEDFLTETDYRAEYHNGQIFVMGLVTIIHEILVVRLGYLLSGYYLGKPFYAAGSNAGIRKDDRKGNYNGDLVVIKGNPIYQEQSRSIITNPYLIIEVLSESTSDYDLGDKRRKYEKMDTVQEIVFIDPFDHEVIVCRRTERVNVWIETVYALADEPINIDGFQVQLKEIFANLPEA, encoded by the coding sequence ATGCAGGCTATCGAGAAAGTACGATTAAGTGATGAGCAAATGGCTATACTGGCAGCTGGTAAGTCAGTTGCTATACCGGCATCGTGGGAGGAGTTTGAGGATTTTCTGACCGAAACTGACTATCGGGCCGAGTATCATAATGGGCAAATTTTTGTAATGGGATTAGTAACAATTATTCATGAGATTTTAGTTGTTCGATTAGGGTACTTGCTCTCTGGATATTATTTGGGTAAGCCGTTTTATGCAGCTGGTAGCAATGCTGGAATCCGAAAAGATGACCGAAAGGGAAACTATAACGGTGATTTAGTCGTCATTAAAGGAAACCCAATCTATCAGGAGCAATCCCGGTCAATTATTACTAATCCATACTTAATTATAGAGGTTCTCTCCGAATCGACAAGTGATTATGATTTAGGCGATAAGCGTCGTAAGTATGAAAAAATGGATACTGTGCAGGAAATAGTGTTCATTGATCCTTTTGACCACGAAGTGATCGTCTGTCGGCGCACTGAGCGAGTTAATGTCTGGATAGAAACAGTGTATGCTTTAGCCGACGAACCGATTAATATTGACGGGTTCCAGGTTCAACTGAAAGAAATTTTTGCCAATCTGCCCGAAGCGTAA
- the tatC gene encoding twin-arginine translocase subunit TatC → MPLDQLTDEEIESEGKEMSFLDHLEELRWHIIRAVGSIFVFAIIAFVFIQDIFEKVVLAPSRADFWTYRMMCKLSDMTGYADLCVRKLDFTLQALGMADPFTMALTSSLIIGLCFAFPYAFWELWRFIKPGLKSVEKRAARGAVFYVSMLFLMGLFFGYYIVSPLAINFLANYQISPQIKNQFDVTSYVGVLVTLSLGCALMFQMPIVAYVLSKVGVLTPKFMRSYRRHAWIVILVVAGIITPSPDIYSQVLVALPLAGLYEVSILVSGSVERARLKEQRELEK, encoded by the coding sequence ATGCCACTCGATCAACTGACCGACGAAGAAATCGAATCCGAAGGCAAAGAAATGTCTTTTCTGGATCACCTGGAAGAGCTACGCTGGCACATTATACGAGCCGTTGGGTCCATCTTTGTCTTTGCGATTATCGCCTTTGTCTTTATCCAGGACATTTTTGAGAAAGTAGTTCTGGCACCATCTCGGGCAGATTTTTGGACATACCGGATGATGTGTAAGCTGTCTGATATGACAGGTTATGCCGATTTGTGCGTCAGAAAGCTGGATTTTACATTGCAGGCTCTTGGTATGGCCGATCCGTTCACAATGGCTTTAACTTCGTCCCTTATCATAGGACTTTGTTTTGCTTTCCCGTATGCATTCTGGGAGTTGTGGCGGTTTATTAAACCTGGCTTGAAATCGGTTGAGAAGCGGGCTGCCCGTGGAGCTGTTTTTTATGTCTCGATGCTGTTTCTGATGGGCTTATTCTTCGGCTACTACATCGTTTCACCGTTGGCCATTAATTTCCTGGCCAATTACCAGATCAGCCCTCAGATTAAGAACCAATTCGATGTCACGTCTTATGTTGGCGTTCTTGTAACGCTTTCATTAGGGTGCGCATTGATGTTCCAGATGCCAATTGTCGCCTATGTTCTGTCAAAAGTAGGTGTTCTGACGCCAAAGTTCATGCGATCGTACCGGCGCCATGCCTGGATTGTTATTCTGGTTGTGGCTGGTATTATCACGCCATCGCCTGACATATATAGCCAGGTTTTGGTAGCCTTGCCGCTGGCTGGCTTATATGAGGTTAGTATTCTCGTGTCGGGCTCTGTTGAACGTGCCCGCTTGAAAGAGCAACGGGAGCTGGAAAAATAG
- a CDS encoding serine hydroxymethyltransferase, with product MTTVTTTRDTQVFDLIAKEQHRQESGIELIASENFVSPAVMEAAGSVLTNKYAEGLPGKRYYGGCEVVDQIEQIAIDRAKELFGATWVNVQPHSGAQANTAVFLAALKPGDTILGFDLSHGGHLTHGSPVNISGKYFRPTFYGVERETGVINYDIVEETAKREKPKMLICGASAYSRDWDYARLRAIADEVGALLLADVSHPAGLIAKGLLNDPLAHSHIVTTTTHKTLRGTRGGMIMMRNDFENPFGIKTQKGELRLMSSLLDSGVFPGTQGGPLEHIIAAKAVAFGEALTDDFYDYAVQVKANAQAMANAFLSRGYEIISGGTDNHLMLIDLRSKGLTGKLAENTLIKADITINKNMVPFDDKSPMVTSGIRVGTAAMTTRGLKESDMEQIVVYIDKVLMNHDDNATLATVKEEINEWMKAFPLYKS from the coding sequence ATGACTACCGTTACCACCACCCGCGATACCCAGGTATTTGACCTGATTGCCAAAGAACAACACCGACAGGAGTCTGGTATTGAACTAATTGCATCTGAAAATTTCGTATCACCCGCCGTTATGGAAGCGGCCGGGAGCGTACTGACTAACAAATATGCTGAAGGCTTACCCGGAAAGCGGTATTATGGTGGCTGTGAAGTAGTTGACCAAATTGAGCAGATTGCCATCGATCGCGCGAAAGAACTTTTCGGAGCAACCTGGGTCAACGTACAGCCCCACTCCGGTGCCCAGGCCAATACAGCCGTATTTCTGGCTGCCCTGAAGCCCGGTGATACGATTCTTGGCTTTGACCTTTCGCATGGTGGTCACCTGACACATGGTTCGCCCGTTAATATTTCGGGTAAATACTTCCGTCCTACATTCTACGGTGTAGAAAGAGAAACCGGTGTTATCAACTATGACATCGTTGAAGAAACAGCCAAGCGTGAAAAGCCTAAAATGCTGATCTGTGGCGCATCTGCTTACAGTCGCGACTGGGATTATGCTCGTTTGCGGGCCATCGCCGATGAAGTTGGTGCGTTGTTACTGGCCGATGTTTCGCACCCGGCTGGTCTGATTGCGAAAGGATTGCTGAACGATCCGCTGGCTCATTCGCACATTGTCACGACAACAACGCACAAAACGTTGCGTGGTACACGTGGGGGCATGATCATGATGCGGAATGATTTTGAAAATCCGTTTGGTATCAAAACACAAAAGGGAGAACTTCGGTTGATGTCGTCGCTGCTGGATTCCGGCGTATTCCCAGGAACGCAGGGTGGCCCGCTTGAACATATTATTGCTGCTAAAGCGGTTGCCTTTGGCGAAGCCCTCACCGACGATTTCTACGATTATGCTGTTCAGGTAAAAGCCAATGCTCAGGCGATGGCCAATGCATTCCTGAGCCGTGGGTATGAAATTATCTCGGGCGGAACAGATAATCACCTGATGCTGATTGACTTGCGTTCGAAAGGGTTGACGGGTAAACTGGCCGAAAATACATTGATAAAAGCCGATATCACGATCAACAAAAACATGGTTCCGTTCGACGACAAATCGCCGATGGTTACGTCGGGTATCCGCGTTGGTACGGCGGCCATGACGACTCGGGGCCTGAAAGAATCGGACATGGAGCAAATCGTCGTATATATCGACAAGGTTCTAATGAACCACGACGACAATGCCACCCTGGCGACCGTTAAAGAAGAAATTAATGAGTGGATGAAAGCATTTCCACTTTATAAAAGTTAG
- a CDS encoding YXWGXW repeat-containing protein, whose protein sequence is MKTMINQLKALFIIGMLFPALFTACTATATTQGPPPTRVEVIPRAPSGRHVWIPGHYVRRGRNYAWVNGYYRVAPARYSAWTPGQWRQTRRGPVWVEGHWR, encoded by the coding sequence ATGAAAACGATGATAAATCAATTGAAAGCCCTGTTTATCATAGGAATGCTGTTTCCTGCCTTGTTTACAGCCTGTACCGCTACGGCAACTACGCAGGGCCCTCCGCCAACTCGGGTTGAAGTTATCCCCAGAGCTCCTTCTGGCCGCCATGTCTGGATACCAGGCCATTACGTCCGTCGGGGACGGAATTATGCCTGGGTCAATGGTTATTATCGGGTAGCCCCGGCTCGTTATTCGGCCTGGACACCCGGACAATGGCGCCAAACTCGCCGTGGACCTGTTTGGGTTGAAGGTCATTGGCGATAA
- a CDS encoding helix-turn-helix domain-containing protein yields the protein MKALFEKLTFGEQSSLLVRRFRLPYFDAPWHYHPEYELTYIVKSYGRRFVGDHVEPFEAGDLVLLGPDLPHFWRNDDDFYQAGFDRQSESIVIQFSGEFTQQGLASVPEASAIRHLLERSRYGLRFSPSGSDAVRAQMELLPERTGLLQLLGLLEILDQLAEDRDAILLASDGYQLAPSAAETERMKRVLEFMLANFREEIRVEQIASIAGMASAAFCRYFKKRTRKSFVEYLNELRIGHARKLLTDVDMSIGQVGMECGFNNSSHFHRQFKLYTGMTPFRYQTLAKQK from the coding sequence ATGAAGGCTTTATTTGAAAAACTAACCTTTGGCGAACAGAGCTCATTATTGGTTCGGCGGTTTCGATTGCCCTACTTCGATGCGCCCTGGCATTACCATCCGGAGTATGAGCTGACCTATATTGTTAAAAGTTACGGACGCCGATTTGTTGGTGATCATGTTGAACCGTTCGAAGCTGGCGATCTGGTATTGTTAGGGCCCGACTTACCTCACTTCTGGCGCAATGATGACGATTTTTATCAGGCCGGTTTTGACCGTCAGTCTGAATCGATTGTTATTCAGTTTTCAGGTGAATTTACCCAACAGGGATTGGCTAGTGTACCGGAAGCCAGCGCAATACGCCATCTCCTCGAACGATCCCGGTATGGCCTACGCTTTAGCCCGTCTGGCAGCGATGCAGTGCGAGCGCAGATGGAGTTGCTACCAGAACGTACAGGTTTGCTGCAATTGCTTGGTTTATTGGAAATTCTTGATCAATTAGCCGAAGATCGAGACGCCATTTTGCTGGCTAGTGATGGTTACCAATTAGCCCCCAGCGCAGCTGAAACTGAGCGCATGAAGCGGGTTCTGGAGTTTATGCTGGCAAACTTTCGTGAAGAAATACGGGTCGAGCAGATTGCGTCGATAGCGGGGATGGCATCGGCGGCATTTTGCCGTTATTTTAAGAAGCGGACGAGGAAGTCGTTTGTTGAATACCTCAACGAACTGCGAATTGGTCATGCTCGAAAACTTCTCACCGACGTTGATATGAGCATTGGGCAGGTAGGAATGGAGTGTGGCTTTAATAATAGTTCTCATTTTCACCGGCAGTTTAAATTGTATACCGGTATGACCCCTTTTCGATACCAAACCTTGGCCAAGCAGAAGTAG
- a CDS encoding phytanoyl-CoA dioxygenase family protein: MEATIDKKIALQELNTPYEVSQEAIDFYRKNGYVKLKQVLSPAVLDYYGDIITDLVFRLNTLIKPMEERTTYERAFLQIMNLWLEDERAKEFVFSKRLAKIATDLMGVQGVRIYHDQALYKEPSGGITPWHADQFYWPLASPNTVTVWIPLQATPMEMGPLAFAEGSQCVEIGRDVEISDESEKILADELQKLNFNVHDTPFELGEVSYHAGWTFHRAGPNVSDRPRKVMTMIYMDQGQTIMQPRNEFQVADHAKWLNNVPVGSQPQDELNPVLFSY, from the coding sequence ATGGAAGCTACAATCGACAAAAAAATAGCACTTCAGGAGCTGAATACGCCGTACGAAGTCAGTCAGGAAGCCATCGATTTTTACAGAAAAAACGGCTATGTCAAGCTAAAGCAAGTACTTAGCCCTGCCGTTCTGGACTATTACGGCGATATCATCACCGATCTGGTTTTTCGGCTTAATACCCTCATTAAGCCGATGGAAGAGCGTACAACCTACGAGCGGGCCTTTCTCCAGATTATGAACCTTTGGCTTGAGGATGAACGGGCAAAAGAATTTGTTTTCTCCAAACGACTGGCAAAAATAGCGACCGACCTGATGGGCGTTCAGGGTGTTCGGATTTATCATGATCAGGCCCTTTACAAAGAGCCTTCGGGGGGTATTACACCCTGGCATGCCGACCAGTTCTACTGGCCATTGGCGTCGCCCAACACTGTAACGGTCTGGATTCCATTGCAGGCAACCCCGATGGAAATGGGACCGCTCGCTTTTGCCGAAGGAAGCCAGTGCGTAGAAATTGGTCGTGATGTAGAAATCAGCGATGAAAGCGAAAAAATTCTGGCCGATGAACTACAGAAGCTTAATTTTAATGTACATGACACGCCGTTTGAGCTTGGCGAAGTGAGTTACCATGCTGGCTGGACGTTTCATCGCGCAGGGCCAAACGTTTCGGATCGACCACGTAAGGTGATGACCATGATCTATATGGATCAGGGTCAGACGATTATGCAGCCACGAAATGAGTTCCAGGTAGCCGACCATGCCAAATGGCTCAATAATGTTCCGGTCGGCAGCCAACCACAGGATGAGCTAAATCCTGTATTATTCAGCTACTAA
- a CDS encoding protein-disulfide reductase DsbD family protein encodes MKSFFALVVWLLLPLATFAQIIKPATWTYKPAKSSVKVGEIVELRFTATIQAGYHVFSSDINPKMDGGPLPTAFTFTPNATYELVGKVKPTSKVETKYEEVFEGDVYLMHGPAQFVQKVKILKENPVITGNIDYQVCTDRDGQCIPGNEDFSISGLVVSPPTTASTAVASVPQTASVATPPTSQTTVAATTPAPALTATEASASIEPIVKEALKEPEQALEESATASGGSLWGFMLAAFLSGLVALLTPCVFPIIPATVSFFTNQQGGQWKALLYGAFIIGIYVLVGTVVSRVNGPAFANFVSTHWLPNILFFAIFFVFGLSFLGLFEIVLPNSLINKADERSEKGGIAGIFFMAFTLVLVSFSCTGPIVGSLLVASAGGEVIKPILGMAAFSSAFAVPFTLFAAFPQWLKNLPRSGGWLNSVKVVLGFLELALALKFLSVADQVYHWHLLDREVFLSLWVVIFALIGFYFLGKLRLPHDSEVKYISVQKLLLAIVTFSFVVYMIPGLWGAPLKALSGYLPPETSQDFNISQQSAGSQESANAISERIKYANLFHFPRGLQGFFDYKQGLAYAKKLNKPVFIDFTGHGCVNCREMEARVWSDPAVMSRLQNDFVLIALYVDDKTELPESEWYTSTYDQKVKKTIGGQNADLQITKYNNNAQPHYCLVNSDGKLLVAPKNYDRSVENFVAFLESGKAKF; translated from the coding sequence ATGAAATCATTTTTCGCACTCGTTGTGTGGCTGTTGCTGCCTCTTGCTACGTTTGCCCAGATCATTAAACCAGCAACATGGACCTATAAACCGGCGAAGTCCTCGGTCAAAGTTGGTGAAATAGTTGAACTACGGTTTACAGCTACTATTCAGGCTGGTTATCACGTCTTCTCGTCGGACATAAATCCTAAAATGGATGGTGGGCCACTGCCAACAGCCTTTACGTTTACCCCCAACGCTACTTATGAATTGGTTGGGAAAGTTAAGCCAACCAGTAAGGTAGAAACTAAATATGAGGAGGTGTTTGAGGGCGATGTGTATTTAATGCACGGCCCGGCTCAGTTTGTTCAGAAGGTAAAAATCCTGAAAGAAAATCCAGTTATTACCGGTAATATTGATTATCAAGTCTGTACGGATAGAGATGGTCAATGCATACCCGGTAATGAAGACTTTTCCATTAGCGGCCTGGTTGTTTCCCCGCCAACCACTGCATCAACAGCAGTAGCCTCGGTTCCCCAGACGGCATCGGTTGCAACACCGCCAACCTCTCAAACTACCGTTGCGGCCACGACACCAGCACCCGCTCTGACCGCAACAGAAGCATCTGCCTCAATTGAGCCAATAGTCAAAGAAGCTTTAAAAGAACCGGAACAGGCCCTGGAAGAATCTGCTACTGCATCGGGCGGATCGTTGTGGGGATTTATGCTGGCCGCTTTTTTGTCTGGCCTGGTTGCCCTCTTAACGCCCTGTGTTTTCCCGATTATTCCGGCAACGGTTAGCTTCTTTACCAATCAGCAGGGTGGCCAATGGAAAGCGCTCTTATACGGTGCCTTCATTATTGGAATCTACGTACTGGTCGGCACGGTTGTTTCACGGGTTAACGGGCCCGCCTTTGCTAATTTCGTTAGTACGCACTGGCTGCCGAACATCCTGTTCTTTGCCATATTTTTTGTATTCGGACTATCATTTCTGGGGCTCTTTGAGATCGTGCTGCCGAATTCGCTGATTAACAAAGCCGATGAGCGGTCGGAAAAGGGCGGCATTGCTGGTATTTTCTTTATGGCTTTTACGCTCGTACTGGTGTCGTTTTCCTGCACGGGTCCGATTGTCGGTAGTTTACTGGTAGCCTCGGCAGGCGGTGAAGTCATTAAGCCGATTCTGGGCATGGCGGCCTTTTCGTCGGCTTTTGCCGTACCGTTTACATTGTTTGCGGCTTTCCCACAATGGCTCAAAAACTTACCCCGGTCAGGTGGATGGCTCAACTCGGTTAAGGTTGTGCTTGGCTTCCTGGAATTGGCACTGGCCTTAAAATTCCTGAGTGTTGCCGATCAGGTTTATCACTGGCATTTACTCGATCGTGAAGTGTTCCTATCCCTTTGGGTCGTTATTTTCGCACTGATTGGGTTCTATTTTCTGGGAAAACTTCGGCTCCCACACGACAGTGAGGTGAAATACATCAGCGTTCAGAAGCTTTTGCTGGCAATTGTCACGTTCTCTTTCGTGGTTTACATGATTCCGGGTTTGTGGGGAGCGCCATTGAAAGCACTATCGGGCTACTTACCTCCCGAAACATCGCAGGATTTTAACATCAGCCAGCAATCAGCAGGCAGTCAAGAGTCGGCAAACGCAATTTCCGAGCGTATCAAATATGCAAACCTATTTCATTTTCCGCGTGGGTTGCAGGGTTTCTTTGACTATAAACAGGGATTGGCATACGCCAAAAAACTGAACAAGCCCGTCTTTATTGACTTCACAGGACATGGTTGTGTGAACTGTCGCGAGATGGAAGCCCGCGTCTGGTCAGATCCCGCCGTTATGTCGCGGCTTCAAAATGATTTCGTCTTGATTGCCCTCTATGTGGACGATAAAACCGAACTACCTGAGTCAGAGTGGTACACCTCAACGTACGATCAGAAGGTTAAGAAAACGATTGGCGGGCAAAATGCTGACTTACAGATCACGAAATACAACAACAATGCACAGCCACATTACTGCCTCGTTAACAGCGACGGAAAGTTACTGGTAGCACCAAAGAACTACGACCGAAGCGTCGAAAACTTCGTCGCTTTTCTGGAATCCGGCAAGGCTAAGTTTTAG
- a CDS encoding fatty acid desaturase: MATFTDFVRSNTTEPHRIRTRQILKSHPEIKKLIGQKNPATFWVILGCVTLMTGMAYLVRDQSWWVVVAAAWFIGAFPAHTLFVCIHEAAHNLIFRKPSANMWAAIFANLPTVFPTALSFKNFHIKHHAFQGVHELDADLPDWYEAKLINNYAIGKAIWLLLFPIFQGIRTIRCRELAVIDKWVAANMIVQIAFDALIVVLFGWKALIFLGLCLFFSVGFHPLGARWIQEHYLTLDKEQETYSYYGRLNGPNLNVGFHNEHHDFPSIPWNKLPDIKKSAPEYYDTLKYHTSFVRLFFRFLFDQEISLYSRIVRKERGRVTIADQSKPDLEIVQTQDYPAKVTA; encoded by the coding sequence ATGGCAACATTCACAGATTTTGTCCGATCAAATACTACCGAACCGCACCGTATTCGTACGCGGCAAATCCTGAAATCGCATCCCGAAATTAAAAAGCTTATTGGCCAGAAAAATCCAGCGACATTCTGGGTTATTCTGGGTTGTGTTACGCTAATGACGGGTATGGCCTATCTTGTTCGTGATCAATCCTGGTGGGTCGTTGTAGCGGCCGCCTGGTTCATTGGCGCGTTTCCAGCCCATACGCTGTTTGTCTGCATTCATGAAGCAGCCCATAACCTGATCTTCCGGAAACCTTCGGCTAATATGTGGGCAGCCATTTTTGCTAACTTACCGACCGTATTTCCGACCGCACTGTCCTTTAAAAATTTCCACATTAAGCACCACGCGTTTCAGGGCGTTCATGAGTTAGATGCTGATTTACCAGACTGGTATGAAGCCAAACTCATTAATAACTACGCGATTGGTAAGGCGATCTGGCTACTCCTTTTTCCTATTTTTCAGGGTATTCGGACGATTCGTTGCCGCGAGCTGGCCGTTATCGACAAGTGGGTTGCAGCAAATATGATCGTTCAGATTGCCTTCGATGCGTTAATAGTTGTCTTGTTTGGCTGGAAAGCACTAATATTCCTTGGCCTTTGCCTGTTCTTTTCTGTTGGCTTTCACCCACTTGGGGCCCGCTGGATTCAGGAACACTACTTAACGCTTGATAAAGAACAGGAGACCTACAGTTACTATGGTAGACTTAATGGGCCTAATCTAAACGTAGGCTTTCATAACGAACACCATGACTTCCCTTCGATTCCCTGGAACAAACTCCCGGATATTAAGAAGTCAGCTCCCGAATACTACGATACCCTGAAATACCATACGTCTTTCGTTCGGTTATTTTTCCGGTTCCTCTTCGATCAGGAGATTTCACTTTACTCGCGGATTGTCCGTAAGGAACGTGGGCGGGTAACCATTGCCGACCAGTCTAAGCCTGATTTAGAAATTGTACAAACGCAGGATTATCCTGCTAAAGTCACTGCTTAA